A single Dermacentor variabilis isolate Ectoservices chromosome 9, ASM5094787v1, whole genome shotgun sequence DNA region contains:
- the GlnRS gene encoding glutaminyl-tRNA synthetase isoform X2, with amino-acid sequence MAASANASMSDRELKFVQIGLSEQKAKETAKNATLSQGLFDAIVAAEGKANKPITKAMGNLLYHVVTKMKGQIKQYELLLVEYVAKEKLDSEAKLTAAMDYLLTHPEPPLDTKAFETYSGVGVVVSPDQIEKAVEDVINKHREKLVEDRYQFNVGTLLAEARSKLPFAEGKFIKNEVDLQVLHLLGPKSDADLQKASRPKTKGGKERPKACTPRDTLSVDTQVNSDCISADTGANTMEELFRTKVHFHKPGENHKTEGYIVTPATMAHLKNHLKVTGGKVRTRFPPEPNGILHIGHAKAINVNFGYAKAHGGVCFLRYDDTNPEKEEERFFAGIQDMVQWLGYEPYKVTHASDYFDDLYVLAVRLIQRGLAYVCHQTAEELKGFNPPPSPYRDRTIEQNLRLFEDMRRGKFNEGEATLRMKVTLEEGKQDPVAYRVRFVPHPRSGDKWCIYPTYDFTHCLCDSLEHITHSLCTKEFQSRRSSYYWLCNAVDVYCPVQWEYGRLNLNYTVVSKRKIAKLIEQGVVRDWDDPRLYTLTALRRRGFPPDAINNFCAKLGLTGSLSAVDPQLLEACVRDSLNLTAPRVMCVVEPLKVTITNFPHGQDAEVPVTVPDFPASPERGSHTVTFASVVYIEMADFRETADKSFRRLTLKQSVGLRHTGLVISVSKVIKDAAGDVQALEVTCQKAEDVEKPRAFIHWVSKPVTCEVRLYDRLFFHKNPEDTSEAAGGFLSDVNREAMTICNDSLIDQSLASCSVLDKFQFERLGYFCVDQDSAPEKIVFNRTVTLKEDSGKN; translated from the exons ATGGCAGCTTCTGCGAACGCGTCGATGAGCGACCGCGAGCTCAAGTTTGTTCAGATCGGGCTCAGCGAGCAGAAGGCGAAGGAGACGGCGAAAAATGCGACGCTTTCGCAGGGCCTCTTTGACGCCATCGTCGCG GCCGAGGGAAAAGCGAACAAGCCGATCACGAAAGCGATGGGCAACCTTCTGTACCATGTCGTGACCAAGATGAAGGGACAAATAAAACAGTACGAGCTGCTCCTCGTCGAGTACGTCGCCAAGGAAAAGCTCGACTCCGAGGCCAAGCTGACAG CTGCCATGGACTACCTGCTCACCCACCCGGAACCCCCGTTGGACACAAAGGCGTTCGAGACGTACAGTGGCGTTGGTGTTGTTGTCTCGCCTGACCAGATTGAAAAGGCTGTTGAGGACGTCATCAACAAACACCGGGAGAAGCTGGTGGAGGACCGGTACCAGTTCAACGTGGGAACTCTACTTG cggAAGCTCGCTCGAAGCTGCCCTTTGCGGAGGGCAAGTTCATCAAGAACGAGGTGGACTTGCAGGTGCTGCACCTGCTTGGCCCTAAGTCAGACGCTGATCTCCAGAAAGCGTCTCGTCCTAAGACCAAG GGAGGCAAGGAGCGCCCGAAAGCCTGCACTCCTCGGGATACGCTGTCAGTTGACACTCAAGTGAATAGTG ATTGCATATCTGCCGACACTGGGGCCAACACGATGGAGGAACTCTTCCGGACCAAAGTGCACTTCCACAAGCCTGGCGAGAACCACAAGACGGAAGGCTACATAGTCACCCCAGCCACCATGGCGCACCTCAAGAACCACCTCAAGGTCACCGGTGGCAAG GTGCGGACACGGTTCCCTCCCGAGCCCAACGGCATCCTGCACATAGGGCATGCCAAGGCCATCAATGTGAACTTTGGATACGCCAAGGCACACGGTGGCGTGTGCTTCCTGCGCTACGACGACACCAACCCCGAGAAGGAGGAGGAGCGCTTCTTTGCGGGGATCCAGGACATGGTGCAGTGGCTAG GCTACGAACCATACAAGGTGACCCACGCATCTGACTACTTTGATGACCTCTACGTCTTGGCTGTGCGGCTGATCCAGCGTGGTCTGGCCTACGTCTGTCACCAAACCGCGGAGGAGCTCAAGGGATTCAACCCGCCGCCATCGCCTTACCGGGATCGCACCATCGAGCAAAATCTCCGGTTGTTTGAA gacaTGCGCAGGGGAAAGTTCAACGAGGGCGAGGCCACACTGCGGATGAAAGTGACCCTGGAGGAAGGCAAGCAGGACCCCGTGGCGTACCGGGTGCGGTTCGTACCGCACCCGCGCTCGGGTGACAAGTGGTGCATCTACCCGACGTACGACTTCACCCACTGCCTGTGTGACTCGCTCGAGCACATCACCCACTCGCTGTGCACCAAGGAGTTCCAGTCGCGGCGCTCCTCCTACTACTGGCTCTGCAACGCCGTCGACGTCTACTGCCCCGTGCAGTGGGAGTACGGCCGGCTCAACCTCAACTACACCGTCGTCTCCAAGCGCAAGATTGCCAAGCTCATCGAACAGGGCGTCGTCAG ggaCTGGGATGACCCACGCCTGTACACACTGACAGCACTGAGGCGGCGTGGGTTTCCTCCGGACGCCATCAATAACTTTTGTGCCAAG CTGGGCCTGACGGGGTCCCTCTCAGCTGTAGACCCTCAGCTGCTGGAAGCCTGCGTTAGGGATTCGCTAAACCTGACAGCACCGCG GGTGATGTGCGTGGTGGAGCCACTCAAAGTGACCATCACAAACTTCCCGCACGGTCAGGATGCCGAGGTGCCAGTCACAGTGCCCGACTTCCCAGCCTCGCCTGAGCGAGGCTCACACACGGTCACGTTTGCCAGCGTGGTGTACATTGAGATGGCCGACTTCAGGGAGACCGCCGACAAGTCCTTTCGCCGCCTCACGCTCAAACAGTCTGTTGGCCTACGGCATACTGGGCTGGTCATCTCGGTCAGCAAGGTCATCAAG GATGCCGCTGGTGACGTTCAGGCGTTGGAGGTGACATGCCAAAAAGCCGAAGACGTCGAAAAGCCTCGCGCATTCATCCACTGGGTCTCCAAACCAGTCACCTGCGAAGTGCGGTTGTACGACCGGCT ATTCTTCCATAAGAACCCCGAAGACACAAGCGAGGCAGCCGGTGGCTTTCTCAGCGATGTCAATCGC GAGGCCATGACAATCTGCAACGACTCGCTCATTGACCAATCACTGGCTAGCTGTTCCGTCTTGGATAAGTTCCAGTTCGAGCGCCTCGGATACTTTTGCGTCGACCAGGACAGTGCTCCAGAGAAG ATCGTGTTCAACCGGACGGTCACACTAAAAGAGGATTCTGGGAAGAACTGA
- the LOC142557277 gene encoding uncharacterized protein LOC142557277: MGALYQGDCLEDDFDPWLDETDPWIDRVYRLNGDISTPSDSVITHFLTDDELYQALAFPADYDWSTTVIFKFDVDCPEIWPKLCKFIDHCPEVKFGGWARTKVAYVHLIKTWTVDEADFLIGKREVDIEGVHCRILPVRVVPV; this comes from the coding sequence ATGGGAGCCCTGTACCAGGGAGACTGCCTCGAGGACGACTTCGATCCGTGGCTGGACGAGACGGACCCGTGGATCGACAGGGTGTATCGGCTCAACGGCGACATCTCGACGCCGTCGGACTCGGTCATCACGCACTTCCTGACCGACGACGAGCTCTACCAGGCGCTGGCGTTTCCCGCCGACTACGATTGGTCGACGACGGTCATCTTCAAGTTCGACGTGGACTGCCCCGAGATATGGCCCAAGCTGTGCAAATTTATCGATCACTGCCCGGAAGTTAAGTTCGGCGGCTGGGCCCGGACGAAGGTGGCCTACGTGCATCTTATCAAGACGTGGACGGTGGATGAGGCGGACTTCCTCATCGGGAAGCGAGAGGTCGACATCGAAGGCGTTCACTGTCGCATTTTGCCCGTCAGAGTCGTGCCCGTCTGA
- the GlnRS gene encoding glutaminyl-tRNA synthetase isoform X1 yields the protein MAASANASMSDRELKFVQIGLSEQKAKETAKNATLSQGLFDAIVAAEGKANKPITKAMGNLLYHVVTKMKGQIKQYELLLVEYVAKEKLDSEAKLTAAMDYLLTHPEPPLDTKAFETYSGVGVVVSPDQIEKAVEDVINKHREKLVEDRYQFNVGTLLAEARSKLPFAEGKFIKNEVDLQVLHLLGPKSDADLQKASRPKTKGGKERPKACTPRDTLSVDTQVNSARSSISHPRKALHSTILDCISADTGANTMEELFRTKVHFHKPGENHKTEGYIVTPATMAHLKNHLKVTGGKVRTRFPPEPNGILHIGHAKAINVNFGYAKAHGGVCFLRYDDTNPEKEEERFFAGIQDMVQWLGYEPYKVTHASDYFDDLYVLAVRLIQRGLAYVCHQTAEELKGFNPPPSPYRDRTIEQNLRLFEDMRRGKFNEGEATLRMKVTLEEGKQDPVAYRVRFVPHPRSGDKWCIYPTYDFTHCLCDSLEHITHSLCTKEFQSRRSSYYWLCNAVDVYCPVQWEYGRLNLNYTVVSKRKIAKLIEQGVVRDWDDPRLYTLTALRRRGFPPDAINNFCAKLGLTGSLSAVDPQLLEACVRDSLNLTAPRVMCVVEPLKVTITNFPHGQDAEVPVTVPDFPASPERGSHTVTFASVVYIEMADFRETADKSFRRLTLKQSVGLRHTGLVISVSKVIKDAAGDVQALEVTCQKAEDVEKPRAFIHWVSKPVTCEVRLYDRLFFHKNPEDTSEAAGGFLSDVNREAMTICNDSLIDQSLASCSVLDKFQFERLGYFCVDQDSAPEKIVFNRTVTLKEDSGKN from the exons ATGGCAGCTTCTGCGAACGCGTCGATGAGCGACCGCGAGCTCAAGTTTGTTCAGATCGGGCTCAGCGAGCAGAAGGCGAAGGAGACGGCGAAAAATGCGACGCTTTCGCAGGGCCTCTTTGACGCCATCGTCGCG GCCGAGGGAAAAGCGAACAAGCCGATCACGAAAGCGATGGGCAACCTTCTGTACCATGTCGTGACCAAGATGAAGGGACAAATAAAACAGTACGAGCTGCTCCTCGTCGAGTACGTCGCCAAGGAAAAGCTCGACTCCGAGGCCAAGCTGACAG CTGCCATGGACTACCTGCTCACCCACCCGGAACCCCCGTTGGACACAAAGGCGTTCGAGACGTACAGTGGCGTTGGTGTTGTTGTCTCGCCTGACCAGATTGAAAAGGCTGTTGAGGACGTCATCAACAAACACCGGGAGAAGCTGGTGGAGGACCGGTACCAGTTCAACGTGGGAACTCTACTTG cggAAGCTCGCTCGAAGCTGCCCTTTGCGGAGGGCAAGTTCATCAAGAACGAGGTGGACTTGCAGGTGCTGCACCTGCTTGGCCCTAAGTCAGACGCTGATCTCCAGAAAGCGTCTCGTCCTAAGACCAAG GGAGGCAAGGAGCGCCCGAAAGCCTGCACTCCTCGGGATACGCTGTCAGTTGACACTCAAGTGAATAGTG CAAGGTCAAGTATCAGTCATCCCCGAAAGGCACTGCATTCAACTATCTTGG ATTGCATATCTGCCGACACTGGGGCCAACACGATGGAGGAACTCTTCCGGACCAAAGTGCACTTCCACAAGCCTGGCGAGAACCACAAGACGGAAGGCTACATAGTCACCCCAGCCACCATGGCGCACCTCAAGAACCACCTCAAGGTCACCGGTGGCAAG GTGCGGACACGGTTCCCTCCCGAGCCCAACGGCATCCTGCACATAGGGCATGCCAAGGCCATCAATGTGAACTTTGGATACGCCAAGGCACACGGTGGCGTGTGCTTCCTGCGCTACGACGACACCAACCCCGAGAAGGAGGAGGAGCGCTTCTTTGCGGGGATCCAGGACATGGTGCAGTGGCTAG GCTACGAACCATACAAGGTGACCCACGCATCTGACTACTTTGATGACCTCTACGTCTTGGCTGTGCGGCTGATCCAGCGTGGTCTGGCCTACGTCTGTCACCAAACCGCGGAGGAGCTCAAGGGATTCAACCCGCCGCCATCGCCTTACCGGGATCGCACCATCGAGCAAAATCTCCGGTTGTTTGAA gacaTGCGCAGGGGAAAGTTCAACGAGGGCGAGGCCACACTGCGGATGAAAGTGACCCTGGAGGAAGGCAAGCAGGACCCCGTGGCGTACCGGGTGCGGTTCGTACCGCACCCGCGCTCGGGTGACAAGTGGTGCATCTACCCGACGTACGACTTCACCCACTGCCTGTGTGACTCGCTCGAGCACATCACCCACTCGCTGTGCACCAAGGAGTTCCAGTCGCGGCGCTCCTCCTACTACTGGCTCTGCAACGCCGTCGACGTCTACTGCCCCGTGCAGTGGGAGTACGGCCGGCTCAACCTCAACTACACCGTCGTCTCCAAGCGCAAGATTGCCAAGCTCATCGAACAGGGCGTCGTCAG ggaCTGGGATGACCCACGCCTGTACACACTGACAGCACTGAGGCGGCGTGGGTTTCCTCCGGACGCCATCAATAACTTTTGTGCCAAG CTGGGCCTGACGGGGTCCCTCTCAGCTGTAGACCCTCAGCTGCTGGAAGCCTGCGTTAGGGATTCGCTAAACCTGACAGCACCGCG GGTGATGTGCGTGGTGGAGCCACTCAAAGTGACCATCACAAACTTCCCGCACGGTCAGGATGCCGAGGTGCCAGTCACAGTGCCCGACTTCCCAGCCTCGCCTGAGCGAGGCTCACACACGGTCACGTTTGCCAGCGTGGTGTACATTGAGATGGCCGACTTCAGGGAGACCGCCGACAAGTCCTTTCGCCGCCTCACGCTCAAACAGTCTGTTGGCCTACGGCATACTGGGCTGGTCATCTCGGTCAGCAAGGTCATCAAG GATGCCGCTGGTGACGTTCAGGCGTTGGAGGTGACATGCCAAAAAGCCGAAGACGTCGAAAAGCCTCGCGCATTCATCCACTGGGTCTCCAAACCAGTCACCTGCGAAGTGCGGTTGTACGACCGGCT ATTCTTCCATAAGAACCCCGAAGACACAAGCGAGGCAGCCGGTGGCTTTCTCAGCGATGTCAATCGC GAGGCCATGACAATCTGCAACGACTCGCTCATTGACCAATCACTGGCTAGCTGTTCCGTCTTGGATAAGTTCCAGTTCGAGCGCCTCGGATACTTTTGCGTCGACCAGGACAGTGCTCCAGAGAAG ATCGTGTTCAACCGGACGGTCACACTAAAAGAGGATTCTGGGAAGAACTGA